From the genome of Thermogutta terrifontis, one region includes:
- a CDS encoding cofactor-independent phosphoglycerate mutase, with translation MKYAIIIPDGCADEPQEALGGKTPLEAARTPAMDAIARQGVVGLANHVPETLPAGSDVANLSLLGYDPQTYYTGRAPLEAAAQGIELGPHDWAIRCNLVTIIDQVMRDFTAGHISTEEARQLMAALQEKLGSEQLQFYAGVSYRNLLIYRGGNQPAPFSRDTFTVPPHDLTDQSVLDAYPRGPGSDLLARLMAESEVVLADHPVNQARKKAGKLPATNIWLWGLGGAPQLPRFEERYGVKGAMITAVDLLRGLAALFGWPRIDVPGATGYIDTDYAAKGRYAVAALADYDLVCVHIEAPDEASHEGSIEEKIRAIENIDEKIVGPVWEALRLHGEYRIMVSPDHPTPIRIKTHSHGCVPFAIAGTGIKPGNASGYHEKAAAQSGLIFEEGWRVMGYFLHGQNH, from the coding sequence ATGAAATACGCGATCATCATTCCGGACGGGTGTGCTGACGAACCGCAGGAGGCGCTGGGCGGAAAAACTCCCCTGGAGGCTGCCCGGACTCCCGCGATGGACGCCATTGCGCGACAGGGTGTGGTGGGGCTGGCCAATCATGTGCCTGAGACGCTGCCCGCTGGCTCCGACGTGGCCAATCTCAGTCTGCTGGGCTACGATCCACAGACCTACTACACCGGGCGGGCTCCATTGGAAGCGGCGGCTCAGGGGATCGAGCTGGGCCCTCACGACTGGGCCATCCGCTGCAACCTGGTGACAATCATCGACCAGGTGATGCGGGACTTTACGGCGGGTCACATCTCCACCGAGGAAGCCCGGCAGTTGATGGCGGCGCTTCAGGAAAAGCTGGGGTCTGAGCAGTTGCAGTTTTACGCGGGGGTGAGTTATCGCAACCTGCTCATTTATCGCGGAGGGAATCAACCTGCCCCGTTTTCCCGCGATACCTTTACAGTGCCACCGCACGACCTGACCGATCAAAGCGTCCTGGATGCTTACCCTCGTGGTCCGGGAAGTGATCTGCTGGCCCGGCTCATGGCCGAAAGCGAAGTCGTTCTCGCGGACCATCCCGTCAATCAGGCACGAAAAAAGGCGGGCAAGCTACCCGCCACGAACATCTGGCTGTGGGGACTCGGTGGTGCCCCGCAACTTCCCCGATTCGAAGAGCGTTATGGCGTGAAGGGGGCCATGATCACCGCCGTGGACTTGCTGCGGGGACTGGCGGCGCTGTTCGGCTGGCCGCGAATCGATGTGCCCGGTGCCACCGGTTATATCGACACTGATTACGCCGCCAAGGGGCGCTACGCCGTGGCCGCCCTTGCCGATTACGACCTCGTGTGTGTTCACATCGAGGCCCCGGATGAGGCCAGCCATGAAGGCAGCATCGAGGAGAAGATTCGCGCCATAGAGAATATCGACGAAAAAATTGTGGGTCCAGTGTGGGAGGCCCTTCGCTTGCATGGAGAATACCGGATCATGGTTTCCCCCGATCATCCCACCCCTATCCGCATCAAGACCCACAGTCATGGATGTGTACCGTTCGCCATAGCCGGCACGGGCATCAAGCCGGGTAACGCTTCCGGCTATCACGAGAAAGCGGCCGCCCAATCCGGGCTGATCTTCGAAGAAGGCTGGAGGGTGATGGGCTATTTTCTCCACGGACAGAACCACTAA
- a CDS encoding DUF1559 domain-containing protein, whose amino-acid sequence MSAHHPTRSGFTLVELLVVIAIIGILIALLLPAVQAAREAARRSQCVNNIKQLVLGCHNFHDKFNEFPYARKYDIWDTYTWTQLILPYIEQQAVYENYWTLPQRGYVTSYPGPNGPIGDDTRLRTARHTRIPVFNCPSDGGPWGNELNTNAYGFYRGNYRGCVGSGDMYGEDVQDGTSGPWKPGVFAVRHNQSFDTGAGVETRGVRIAEIIDGTSNTTMISEGIMPTVTWWGGPIGSIIYGNMGGALYSNAITPNSTAPDRIIGPCPQNQGDTIYTEPCVSIGGNAWWTPSAARAYAGARSRHPGGVNVGMADGSVRFFSNTIDLLTWRYLGTRNGQESVQAF is encoded by the coding sequence ATGTCCGCCCATCATCCGACAAGAAGTGGATTCACGCTGGTGGAGCTCCTTGTGGTGATCGCCATCATTGGGATTCTTATTGCGTTGCTTTTACCGGCGGTCCAGGCTGCCAGAGAGGCAGCGCGGCGTTCCCAGTGCGTTAACAACATCAAGCAACTCGTGCTGGGCTGCCACAATTTTCATGACAAGTTCAACGAATTCCCCTACGCCCGAAAGTACGACATCTGGGACACCTATACCTGGACGCAATTGATTCTTCCCTACATCGAGCAGCAGGCCGTGTATGAGAATTACTGGACCCTCCCGCAGCGGGGCTATGTGACCAGCTATCCTGGCCCAAACGGACCGATTGGTGATGACACGCGACTTCGCACAGCCCGCCATACGCGTATTCCCGTGTTCAATTGCCCCAGCGATGGTGGTCCGTGGGGAAATGAACTCAACACGAATGCCTACGGATTCTATCGGGGAAACTATCGCGGATGTGTGGGCTCGGGGGACATGTACGGTGAGGATGTGCAGGACGGAACCAGTGGCCCCTGGAAGCCGGGTGTCTTCGCTGTCCGGCACAACCAGAGCTTTGATACAGGGGCAGGTGTGGAAACGCGAGGTGTGCGAATTGCCGAGATCATTGACGGCACGTCCAACACAACCATGATTTCCGAAGGAATCATGCCCACTGTGACCTGGTGGGGCGGGCCCATCGGGAGTATCATTTACGGCAACATGGGCGGAGCGCTGTACAGCAACGCGATCACCCCCAACTCCACTGCCCCCGACCGAATCATCGGCCCCTGCCCGCAAAACCAGGGCGATACCATTTACACCGAACCCTGCGTGAGTATTGGCGGCAACGCATGGTGGACCCCCAGCGCTGCCCGGGCGTATGCTGGAGCGCGTAGCCGTCATCCCGGCGGTGTCAACGTGGGTATGGCGGACGGTTCTGTCCGGTTTTTCAGCAACACCATCGACCTGCTCACCTGGCGCTACCTGGGTACCCGCAATGGGCAGGAGTCCGTGCAAGCGTTCTGA
- a CDS encoding aspartate kinase — translation MAILVQKFGGTSVADAEKILAAARKAIRAQKQGYQVVTVVSAMGHTTDHLIELAKQIDPDPPAREMDMLLSTGEQVSVALMAMAIHRLGHRAISFTGAQLGIRTDSTHTKARIRSIQTDRIRQALDEGYIVIAAGFQGVTDTADITTLGRGGSDTTAVALAAALRAETCEIYTDVDGVYTTDPRLVPEARRMSRISYDEMLELATAGAGVMHNRSIEFAKRFSVPVHVRSSFSDMPGTLISWMPESRSVPVCGAAAILKEARITVRGVPDQPGNAAAIFSRLGARNIATDMIVQNVAEGGRADISFTVFQEELPAALRVVEETAREIGAEGVNYDENVAKVSVVGLGMAKQPGVAQRMFQALADKGINILMITTSEIKISVLVERDRAVEALRTVHAAFELDKEPPQAEEEARPEELGNDRDRIIGRLHGMEDLVIESICLDETQACVTLSNIPDRPGLAARVFRQVAEREIVVDMIVQSVGRDGKAMMSFTVPQSSYEAALAACRPFCQEIGAAPPTGRPKVAKLSILGTGLKSHIDVASRTFKTLAHSQINVEMISTSEVRLNVVTTGDKGRQALTVLRQEFAEELLDL, via the coding sequence ATGGCCATTCTGGTGCAGAAGTTCGGTGGGACAAGTGTTGCCGACGCTGAAAAAATTCTGGCGGCCGCCCGGAAGGCAATCCGGGCACAGAAGCAGGGCTACCAGGTGGTGACGGTGGTCAGCGCCATGGGGCATACCACTGACCACCTCATCGAATTGGCGAAACAGATCGATCCCGATCCGCCTGCCCGGGAAATGGACATGCTCCTTTCCACCGGCGAGCAGGTGAGTGTGGCCCTGATGGCCATGGCGATCCACCGATTGGGACATCGCGCCATCAGCTTTACCGGGGCGCAACTGGGAATCCGCACCGACAGCACGCACACCAAAGCCCGCATCCGCTCGATCCAGACGGATCGCATCCGTCAGGCGCTGGATGAAGGGTACATCGTGATCGCCGCGGGTTTCCAGGGAGTCACCGACACGGCGGATATCACCACTCTGGGACGTGGTGGGAGTGACACTACGGCAGTGGCCCTGGCCGCCGCTCTGCGTGCGGAAACCTGCGAGATTTACACCGACGTGGACGGCGTTTACACGACGGACCCGCGGCTGGTCCCGGAAGCCCGCCGGATGAGCCGTATCAGTTACGATGAAATGCTGGAACTAGCCACCGCGGGGGCGGGCGTCATGCACAACCGCTCGATTGAATTCGCCAAACGTTTTTCCGTGCCCGTCCACGTGCGGAGCAGCTTCAGCGACATGCCAGGCACGCTTATTTCCTGGATGCCGGAATCGCGAAGCGTTCCGGTTTGTGGGGCGGCCGCCATCCTCAAGGAAGCACGGATCACCGTCCGCGGTGTCCCGGATCAGCCGGGCAACGCCGCGGCGATCTTCTCGCGGTTGGGTGCCAGGAACATCGCCACCGACATGATCGTTCAAAACGTCGCTGAGGGCGGTCGCGCAGACATTTCCTTCACGGTATTTCAGGAAGAGCTCCCGGCCGCACTCCGCGTCGTGGAAGAAACGGCCCGGGAAATCGGAGCCGAAGGTGTCAATTACGATGAAAACGTGGCCAAGGTCTCGGTGGTGGGCCTGGGAATGGCCAAACAACCGGGTGTTGCCCAGCGGATGTTCCAGGCGCTGGCCGACAAGGGCATCAACATCCTCATGATCACCACCAGCGAGATTAAAATTTCCGTGCTTGTGGAGCGGGACCGCGCCGTCGAAGCCCTGCGGACGGTCCACGCAGCGTTTGAGCTGGATAAAGAACCGCCGCAGGCCGAGGAAGAAGCCCGACCGGAAGAATTGGGCAACGACCGCGATCGGATTATCGGGCGACTGCATGGGATGGAAGATCTGGTAATCGAGTCGATCTGTCTGGATGAAACCCAGGCCTGTGTGACGCTTTCCAACATTCCGGATCGCCCGGGGCTGGCCGCCCGCGTCTTCCGCCAGGTCGCGGAGCGCGAAATCGTTGTAGATATGATCGTGCAGAGTGTTGGTCGGGACGGCAAAGCGATGATGAGTTTCACCGTGCCGCAGTCGTCCTACGAGGCGGCTCTGGCTGCCTGCCGGCCTTTCTGCCAGGAGATCGGGGCTGCTCCACCGACCGGCCGTCCCAAGGTCGCCAAGCTCTCGATCCTGGGAACGGGATTGAAAAGCCACATCGATGTCGCCAGTCGGACCTTCAAGACCCTCGCCCATTCGCAGATCAACGTGGAAATGATCAGCACCAGCGAGGTACGGCTGAATGTGGTGACGACGGGCGACAAAGGCCGACAGGCCCTCACCGTCCTGCGTCAGGAATTTGCCGAAGAGCTCCTCGATCTGTGA
- a CDS encoding UxaA family hydrolase, producing MKPKLLRLHPQDNVVIATAAIRAGTTLRLDRIKLQVISNVPMAGKIATRPIAEGEKIIKFGHPIGHATRNIEPGEWVHTHNLASDYLPTPKRASAKAAREQAEVAVSAFPEEDLDTGSPAAEVTEGLELSADLELSEETTASPPAAFQETDTAPTPDNSVPAPPAEESTAVPGEISSEGTGESEATSERGGASPG from the coding sequence ATGAAACCGAAACTCCTCCGGTTGCATCCCCAGGACAACGTCGTGATTGCGACCGCGGCGATCAGGGCGGGGACAACCCTGCGGTTGGACCGCATCAAATTGCAGGTCATTTCGAATGTCCCCATGGCGGGCAAGATCGCCACGCGCCCCATCGCGGAAGGTGAAAAGATCATCAAATTTGGGCATCCCATTGGCCACGCGACACGAAATATTGAGCCGGGGGAGTGGGTTCACACGCACAATCTGGCCAGTGACTATCTGCCCACGCCAAAGCGCGCTTCAGCGAAGGCTGCAAGGGAGCAGGCAGAGGTGGCCGTCTCTGCTTTTCCAGAGGAAGATTTGGACACGGGCTCACCAGCAGCCGAAGTAACGGAAGGTCTGGAACTGAGCGCCGACCTGGAGTTGAGCGAGGAAACCACCGCGTCCCCACCCGCGGCATTTCAAGAAACCGATACCGCCCCCACTCCAGATAACAGCGTTCCGGCACCGCCTGCTGAGGAAAGCACCGCAGTCCCGGGCGAAATCAGCTCAGAAGGGACGGGCGAGTCGGAGGCGACTTCTGAACGCGGTGGTGCTTCCCCGGGTTGA
- a CDS encoding RraA family protein, which translates to MNNQLWKNDEQLFALFRQELSTAVVGEVLDQIGLNAQFLPIAIRPLDPRMVLVGRAMPVLFADCYETFSPSGLNPVFAKPFGLMLEALDDLRPREVFVATGGRNELAMWSELMTVRAVQLGAAGALVDGCVRDTAALARFSFPIFSRGAFAQDQRTRGKVVDFRVSVQIGHVRIRPGDLIFGDHEGVCIIPQGAEADVVEAALQRVQKRAEARRELEAGASAVEVFARHNMI; encoded by the coding sequence ATGAACAACCAGTTGTGGAAGAACGACGAGCAGCTCTTCGCCCTCTTTCGGCAAGAGCTTTCCACGGCGGTGGTGGGAGAGGTGCTGGATCAGATCGGGCTCAACGCCCAATTCTTGCCGATCGCCATCCGCCCTTTGGATCCCCGGATGGTGCTCGTGGGTCGGGCGATGCCGGTGCTTTTTGCGGACTGTTACGAGACGTTTTCTCCCAGTGGACTGAACCCGGTCTTCGCCAAACCGTTCGGACTGATGCTGGAGGCCCTGGATGACCTGCGTCCCAGGGAAGTCTTTGTGGCCACGGGCGGTCGCAATGAGCTTGCCATGTGGAGCGAATTGATGACCGTCCGCGCGGTCCAGTTGGGCGCGGCCGGTGCCCTGGTGGACGGTTGCGTCCGTGATACCGCAGCCCTTGCCCGATTCTCGTTCCCGATTTTCTCTCGCGGGGCGTTTGCCCAGGATCAGCGGACACGGGGGAAGGTTGTGGATTTTCGTGTGTCGGTGCAGATTGGGCATGTGCGGATTCGGCCGGGTGACCTGATTTTCGGAGATCACGAAGGGGTTTGCATTATTCCCCAGGGAGCGGAGGCCGATGTGGTGGAGGCCGCCCTGCAGCGTGTGCAGAAGCGTGCCGAAGCCCGTCGCGAACTGGAAGCCGGCGCCTCCGCGGTGGAAGTCTTTGCCCGACACAACATGATCTGA
- a CDS encoding PAS domain S-box protein: MTAIHQHSNQPFAKAETADVMPSLRRHHLQRAVWLVALVWSSAILAALWGTFLADPHIRSPGVVLGLGLLWVAGISAIVLAGYRLLRVYAVPEADTGKQFIYRLITKQTKAAIGVVDPTGRFSLVNESFCEIFGRSEEEIVGQKLLRFVHPEDHQLVREQLRLRRQGLSSTYQLRIVRKNGEVRWILAAVAPVYDQTGRYCGGMGLVTDITEQKQAEIALRDHAAKLEQLVRELEEARQEAQAALRAKDRFLASVTHELRTPLTAILGYAETLLIEGDLNRAPPTRIAAIQTILRNGQYLLQIVNDLLELAKSESGRLEINPRDCSLVELAEDVIRLMEIRARTKGLPLRLEIRGRVPRRIRIDPVRVRQILINLLSNAIKFTESGSVRLVVQVPQTDDGQCSLLFEVIDTGIGIPAKICEKIFEPFHRGDPSVNARFPGTGLGLAFSRSLARRLGGDITVVSEVGLGSNFRVTIPLGPADQFEWVDPAELRTEGKIQEHTLSESPQGLSRSCRIQARALLVEDAIETRRLFQHILQSAGVEVSTAETGRDAVRMALENHREGRPFDCILLDINLPDMEGYRVVRLLRESGYTAPIIALTAGTEPGERERCFLAGCDDFATKPLDRCTLLKLVAKYAPRVSGIPCECGAATGDTCFRAAKVGARCLNAELARQGAVVSGGSDANQLQ, translated from the coding sequence TTGACTGCGATACATCAGCACAGCAACCAGCCCTTCGCGAAGGCGGAAACAGCAGACGTGATGCCGAGTCTCAGACGGCATCACCTGCAGCGCGCCGTGTGGTTGGTGGCACTCGTGTGGTCGAGTGCCATACTGGCGGCTCTGTGGGGAACGTTCCTGGCCGATCCGCACATCCGGTCTCCCGGCGTGGTCCTCGGACTGGGGCTCCTGTGGGTGGCCGGAATCTCTGCGATCGTCCTCGCTGGCTATCGTCTGCTGCGAGTTTACGCCGTTCCTGAAGCCGATACTGGTAAACAATTCATCTACCGGCTCATCACAAAACAAACGAAGGCCGCCATCGGCGTTGTGGATCCTACCGGCAGGTTTTCCCTGGTGAACGAAAGTTTCTGTGAGATCTTTGGCCGATCGGAAGAAGAAATAGTCGGTCAGAAACTGCTGCGTTTTGTTCATCCAGAGGATCACCAGCTTGTCCGAGAGCAGCTTCGATTACGGCGTCAGGGGCTTTCTTCCACTTATCAACTCCGCATCGTGCGGAAAAATGGAGAGGTACGCTGGATCCTGGCGGCTGTGGCGCCGGTGTACGATCAGACCGGTCGATACTGCGGGGGCATGGGGTTGGTCACCGACATTACCGAACAAAAACAGGCCGAAATCGCCCTCCGTGATCACGCCGCCAAGCTCGAACAGTTGGTCCGGGAACTGGAAGAAGCCCGGCAGGAAGCCCAGGCTGCCCTGCGGGCCAAAGACCGATTCCTGGCCAGCGTGACGCACGAACTGCGAACGCCCCTGACGGCCATTCTCGGATATGCCGAGACGCTTCTGATCGAAGGCGATCTCAACCGCGCTCCACCCACCCGAATTGCCGCCATTCAAACAATCCTGCGCAATGGCCAGTATCTGCTTCAGATCGTCAACGATTTGCTGGAGCTTGCCAAGTCCGAATCGGGACGCCTGGAAATCAACCCTCGGGATTGCTCTCTGGTGGAACTCGCTGAAGATGTCATCCGGTTGATGGAGATCCGCGCGCGGACCAAAGGATTGCCGCTTCGCCTGGAAATTCGCGGCCGTGTCCCACGCCGCATCCGCATTGATCCGGTGCGTGTCCGACAGATCCTCATCAATCTCCTCAGCAACGCGATCAAATTCACCGAATCGGGCTCGGTACGGCTTGTGGTCCAGGTGCCGCAAACCGACGACGGCCAGTGCTCCCTCCTGTTTGAAGTTATTGACACCGGCATTGGCATTCCCGCCAAAATATGCGAAAAAATCTTTGAGCCTTTCCACCGTGGCGATCCCAGCGTCAATGCCCGATTTCCTGGCACCGGCCTGGGCCTGGCCTTCAGCCGCAGTCTGGCCCGGCGTCTGGGCGGCGACATCACGGTTGTCAGCGAGGTGGGGCTGGGAAGTAATTTCCGCGTAACGATTCCTCTCGGCCCCGCCGATCAGTTTGAGTGGGTCGACCCGGCCGAGTTACGCACGGAGGGAAAAATTCAGGAACACACTTTATCGGAAAGCCCCCAAGGTCTGTCGCGAAGCTGTCGTATTCAGGCACGCGCTCTCCTCGTGGAAGACGCAATTGAAACCAGGCGCCTTTTCCAACACATTTTGCAGTCGGCCGGGGTCGAGGTATCCACCGCAGAGACCGGCCGCGACGCGGTGCGGATGGCCCTGGAGAATCATAGGGAGGGAAGACCATTCGACTGCATTCTTCTCGATATCAATCTTCCCGACATGGAGGGATACCGGGTCGTCCGGCTATTGCGGGAATCCGGTTACACAGCGCCGATTATCGCTCTCACAGCCGGCACTGAACCTGGCGAGCGTGAGCGGTGCTTTCTGGCTGGATGCGACGATTTCGCCACCAAACCGCTCGATCGGTGCACGCTCCTCAAACTGGTTGCCAAATACGCCCCGCGGGTTTCCGGAATTCCCTGCGAATGTGGGGCCGCAACCGGTGATACGTGTTTTCGCGCCGCCAAAGTCGGGGCTCGCTGTCTCAACGCCGAGCTTGCGCGGCAGGGCGCGGTCGTTTCGGGCGGCTCTGACGCCAATCAATTGCAGTAG
- a CDS encoding SAM-dependent methyltransferase, which yields MTTLPPFIFATCQSGVENVLKREAARQYPFLRPAFSRRGFVTFKFADATQPLEGFRFEAVFARAWGFTLGRVEVGDQAEAARQVWKLIGEIPVRMVHVWPRDSAPPGRSDPDTPWPDEVEQIRSLISAAAPESVNLVAPDTTPRRGLRGQWVLDCIIVDPDEWWVGIHRLEGPETFYPGGRFPLCLPEHAVSRAYLKMEEALRWSQFPVPPNARWAELGSAPGGASQALLDRGYEVLGVDPAEMHPAVLKHPKFTHLRRRTTQAPRRAFRKIRWLAADINAAPNYTLDAVESLVTYPQINIRGMILTLKLPEWTLADRIPEYLERIRSWGYNVVRARHLWYNKQEICVAALMRPFKRKPVVVRQKARRKRPT from the coding sequence ATGACAACTCTGCCGCCCTTTATTTTTGCGACGTGTCAATCAGGGGTCGAGAACGTTCTCAAACGGGAAGCCGCTCGGCAGTATCCCTTTTTACGACCGGCATTCAGCCGTCGCGGTTTCGTCACGTTTAAATTCGCTGACGCCACCCAACCTCTGGAGGGGTTTCGGTTCGAGGCCGTTTTTGCGCGGGCATGGGGCTTCACGCTGGGACGTGTTGAGGTTGGTGATCAGGCGGAAGCGGCGCGGCAGGTCTGGAAGCTGATTGGGGAAATCCCCGTTCGGATGGTACATGTTTGGCCACGGGATTCGGCACCCCCCGGCCGAAGCGATCCGGACACCCCCTGGCCGGACGAGGTTGAGCAGATTCGCTCGCTCATCTCCGCCGCTGCTCCTGAGTCCGTCAATCTTGTCGCGCCGGACACGACTCCTCGTAGGGGACTTCGCGGGCAGTGGGTTCTCGACTGCATCATCGTGGACCCCGACGAATGGTGGGTGGGGATTCATCGCCTGGAAGGTCCGGAAACCTTCTATCCCGGCGGAAGATTTCCACTCTGTTTGCCAGAGCATGCCGTTTCTCGTGCATATCTCAAAATGGAAGAGGCCTTGAGGTGGTCGCAGTTTCCTGTACCGCCCAATGCCCGGTGGGCGGAGCTGGGCAGTGCACCCGGCGGGGCCAGTCAGGCCCTTCTCGATCGCGGTTATGAGGTCCTCGGTGTGGACCCGGCCGAGATGCACCCGGCTGTTCTAAAACATCCCAAATTCACCCACCTGCGCCGTCGGACGACGCAGGCACCACGTCGCGCGTTCAGGAAAATTCGCTGGCTCGCCGCCGACATCAACGCCGCTCCTAATTACACCCTCGATGCTGTGGAAAGTCTTGTCACCTACCCCCAGATCAATATCCGGGGCATGATTCTCACGTTAAAGTTGCCCGAGTGGACCCTGGCGGACAGAATCCCCGAATATCTGGAACGCATCCGCAGTTGGGGGTACAACGTGGTTCGGGCACGACATCTGTGGTATAACAAGCAGGAGATCTGCGTCGCGGCTCTGATGCGGCCGTTCAAACGTAAGCCTGTTGTCGTGCGGCAGAAAGCCAGGCGAAAACGACCTACCTGA
- a CDS encoding metallopeptidase family protein, producing MDKDTRKWFDSLLEEVIETLPRLVRNAMNEVALYVEDHPSRKVMEELNISDPRDLWGLFTGVPIQEKESHWLGGPPRLPDRVTIYREGLLWSAVTPEGTIDPEKLKEQIRKTILHEYGHYFGMTEDELEELGYG from the coding sequence ATGGATAAAGACACCCGGAAATGGTTTGATTCCCTCCTGGAAGAGGTTATCGAGACCCTTCCTCGACTGGTTCGCAACGCCATGAACGAGGTTGCCCTGTACGTCGAGGATCATCCGTCGAGGAAAGTCATGGAAGAGTTGAACATTTCCGATCCGCGCGACCTCTGGGGCCTTTTCACCGGCGTCCCGATTCAAGAGAAGGAAAGCCACTGGCTGGGCGGTCCTCCTCGTTTGCCCGATCGGGTAACCATTTATCGCGAAGGATTATTATGGTCGGCGGTCACCCCCGAGGGGACAATCGATCCAGAAAAACTGAAGGAACAGATCCGCAAAACGATTCTGCACGAATATGGGCATTACTTCGGGATGACGGAGGACGAACTGGAAGAGTTGGGCTACGGTTGA
- a CDS encoding UxaA family hydrolase produces MASSPVDQHQTPAQRLAEQHTWQGYARADGRKGIRNRLLVVYLVECARHVAEEIAAPFRRQDVEVVGFPGCYPSAYAERILRQLTTHPNVGGALLVSLGCESFDRDGLAAAIAESGRPVETIVIQESGGTARSIKLGRQWVKNTLRQLADVPRCAMSISDLVVGTICGGSDATSSLTANPACGLVFDRLVDAGATAIFEETGELLGCESLLAERAARPELAELLRATVEKAARYYATLGHASFAPGNTEGGLTTIEEKSLGAYLKSGHRPIVGILKPGDVPPQPGLYLLDVVPDGEVRFGFPNIADNAEIIELIACGCHLILFTTGRGSVVGSVISPVIKICANPETYLRMKGDMDINAGEVLSGKATVEEVADRIFKLLLEVAGGQQTASEKLGHREYILTYKYFEPLGPACLPVSR; encoded by the coding sequence ATGGCGTCCAGCCCCGTCGATCAACACCAGACCCCTGCTCAAAGGCTCGCCGAGCAACACACCTGGCAGGGATATGCCAGGGCGGATGGTCGTAAGGGCATCCGCAACCGACTGCTCGTCGTCTACCTGGTTGAATGTGCCCGACATGTGGCGGAGGAGATTGCGGCCCCCTTCCGACGGCAGGATGTGGAGGTGGTGGGGTTTCCTGGTTGTTACCCCAGTGCGTATGCCGAGCGGATCCTCCGTCAATTGACCACCCATCCCAACGTCGGCGGTGCCCTGCTTGTTTCCCTGGGGTGTGAGAGTTTCGACCGCGATGGGCTGGCCGCGGCCATCGCCGAATCAGGTCGGCCCGTGGAAACCATCGTTATCCAGGAAAGCGGTGGTACGGCAAGAAGTATCAAACTGGGGCGCCAATGGGTGAAAAACACCCTCCGCCAACTCGCGGATGTTCCCCGCTGTGCCATGTCTATCTCTGACCTGGTGGTGGGAACGATTTGCGGAGGCTCCGATGCCACCAGTTCCTTGACAGCCAATCCTGCGTGTGGGCTGGTGTTTGATCGGCTGGTGGACGCCGGAGCGACGGCCATCTTCGAGGAAACCGGCGAACTTCTGGGGTGCGAGTCCCTCCTGGCAGAACGGGCTGCCCGACCGGAACTGGCGGAGCTTCTGCGGGCAACTGTGGAAAAAGCTGCGCGCTACTACGCCACCCTGGGTCATGCCAGTTTCGCTCCAGGAAACACCGAAGGCGGCTTAACGACAATTGAAGAAAAATCGCTCGGCGCTTATTTGAAGAGCGGCCATCGCCCCATCGTCGGAATCCTCAAGCCGGGTGACGTTCCGCCACAACCCGGCCTGTACCTCCTGGACGTCGTCCCCGATGGCGAGGTGCGTTTCGGGTTTCCCAACATCGCCGACAACGCGGAAATCATCGAGCTCATCGCCTGTGGATGTCATCTGATCCTCTTCACCACGGGCCGAGGTTCCGTGGTGGGATCCGTGATTTCACCCGTTATCAAGATCTGTGCGAATCCCGAAACGTACCTCCGCATGAAAGGCGACATGGACATCAACGCGGGCGAGGTGCTCTCGGGCAAGGCCACCGTGGAAGAGGTTGCGGACCGCATTTTCAAACTCCTCCTCGAAGTGGCTGGCGGTCAGCAGACCGCTTCGGAGAAACTGGGTCATCGGGAGTACATTCTCACCTACAAATACTTCGAACCACTTGGTCCCGCGTGCCTTCCCGTTTCCCGTTGA